A window from Desulfonatronovibrio magnus encodes these proteins:
- a CDS encoding Rpn family recombination-promoting nuclease/putative transposase, which yields MSFEIPSPHDAGFKTFFQDEELVRDFIKYYIPDEIKAYLDLSVIEIDISGFVAEEFKEFLTDVVVRV from the coding sequence GTCATTTGAAATTCCATCCCCACACGATGCAGGCTTTAAGACCTTTTTCCAGGATGAAGAGCTGGTCCGAGATTTCATCAAATATTACATACCGGATGAAATCAAGGCCTACTTAGATCTGTCAGTAATAGAAATTGATATTAGCGGGTTTGTAGCTGAAGAGTTCAAAGAGTTTCTTACTGACGTGGTTGTCAGGGT